A genomic segment from Nodularia sphaerocarpa UHCC 0038 encodes:
- the devC gene encoding ABC transporter permease DevC, with protein sequence MILNIPLAWLQLVTQKARFIVALAGIAFVSVLMFLQIGFQDALYASATQLHKNLDSDLFLISIQYQSLTSNQSFPRQRLYQLLGFEDVASVSPLYVQFAKLKNPITGFKYPIYVLGLNPVESIINLPNIEQNLHLLRLPDQVLFDSASRPEFGPLAANFQQGKPVQAEIFSYTGLLGYKVNIGGLFSLGPSFGVDGNLIVSISTFLRIFQERSVQDIDIGVIKLKPGANPEKTLANLAASLPQDVTIIAREDFIQLEKDYWALRTPIGFVFNFMVTMGFVVGVIVVYQILYSNISNHLAEYATLKAMGFKNKYLLSIVFQQAIILASLGYVPGFAISLGLYDIAKNATQLPVIMNLERAIFVFSLAMIMCLLSGFLSTNKLRNVDPADIF encoded by the coding sequence ATGATTCTCAACATACCTCTAGCTTGGCTACAATTAGTCACACAAAAAGCTCGCTTTATTGTCGCCTTAGCTGGAATTGCTTTTGTATCCGTGCTGATGTTTCTGCAAATTGGTTTTCAGGATGCTCTCTATGCAAGTGCTACACAGTTGCATAAAAATCTAGATAGCGATCTATTTTTAATTAGTATTCAATATCAATCTCTGACATCTAACCAAAGCTTTCCTCGTCAGCGTTTATACCAGCTTTTAGGTTTTGAAGATGTAGCATCAGTTAGCCCTTTATATGTCCAATTTGCTAAACTCAAGAATCCCATAACTGGTTTTAAATACCCAATATATGTATTAGGTTTGAATCCAGTAGAATCAATTATCAACTTGCCCAATATTGAGCAAAATCTCCATTTACTACGACTTCCTGATCAGGTTTTATTTGACAGCGCATCTCGCCCAGAATTTGGACCCCTGGCCGCAAATTTTCAACAAGGAAAGCCAGTACAAGCAGAGATATTTAGCTATACTGGCTTACTTGGTTACAAAGTTAACATTGGCGGCTTATTTAGCTTAGGCCCTTCCTTTGGAGTCGATGGAAATTTAATAGTGAGCATCTCAACTTTTTTGCGGATATTTCAAGAGCGTTCTGTACAAGATATAGATATAGGTGTAATTAAGCTCAAACCCGGTGCTAACCCTGAAAAAACCTTAGCAAATTTAGCAGCAAGTTTACCTCAAGATGTCACAATAATTGCTCGTGAAGATTTTATCCAATTAGAAAAAGACTATTGGGCGCTGAGAACACCTATTGGTTTTGTGTTTAACTTCATGGTGACTATGGGTTTTGTTGTTGGTGTGATAGTCGTCTATCAAATTCTCTATAGTAATATTTCTAATCACTTGGCTGAATATGCCACACTCAAAGCGATGGGGTTTAAAAACAAATATCTTTTGAGTATAGTTTTCCAACAAGCTATAATTTTAGCATCATTAGGCTATGTTCCAGGGTTTGCCATATCTCTAGGTTTATATGATATAGCCAAGAATGCGACTCAATTACCTGTAATCATGAATTTAGAAAGAGCAATTTTTGTATTTTCCCTAGCCATGATTATGTGCTTATTATCTGGATTTCTCTCTACAAATAAGCTGCGAAATGTAGATCCAGCCGATATTTTTTAA
- a CDS encoding DevA family ABC transporter ATP-binding protein, producing MDADKFLFRQIQKQYIVKIENLNQYLGNKSWKTQILYDVNLAIQPGEIVIMTGPSGSGKTTLLTLIGGLRSIQDGSLKFLGKELYGASNEELVKVRRHIGYIFQAHNLLDFLTARQNVQMSLELQTNISSKEAHRKAEAILNAVKLGDRVNYYPSDLSGGQKQRVAIARALVSHPKLVLADEPTAALDSKSGRDVVNLMQQLAREQNCAILMVTHDNRILDIADRIIHMEDGRLIKEVVCNPTTV from the coding sequence ATGGACGCAGATAAATTCCTATTTCGGCAGATTCAGAAACAATATATTGTAAAAATAGAGAATCTTAACCAATACTTGGGTAATAAATCCTGGAAAACCCAGATTTTGTATGATGTAAATTTAGCCATTCAACCTGGAGAAATTGTCATAATGACAGGACCATCAGGTTCAGGAAAAACAACCTTACTAACTTTAATTGGTGGTTTACGTTCTATTCAAGATGGAAGTCTCAAGTTTTTAGGAAAAGAACTTTATGGCGCTAGTAATGAAGAATTAGTAAAAGTACGTCGTCATATTGGCTATATTTTTCAAGCTCATAATTTATTAGATTTTTTAACAGCCCGACAAAACGTGCAAATGTCACTGGAGTTACAGACAAACATCTCCTCAAAAGAAGCACACCGGAAAGCAGAAGCTATACTCAACGCTGTAAAATTGGGAGATAGAGTAAATTACTATCCATCGGATCTTTCAGGAGGACAAAAACAACGGGTGGCGATCGCCCGCGCGTTAGTCAGTCATCCCAAATTAGTCCTAGCAGATGAACCCACCGCAGCCTTAGACAGTAAATCCGGGCGTGATGTAGTCAACCTCATGCAACAACTAGCCAGAGAACAGAATTGCGCCATCTTAATGGTGACACACGACAACCGCATCTTAGACATAGCAGACCGGATCATTCACATGGAAGACGGACGACTAATTAAAGAAGTCGTCTGCAATCCCACCACAGTCTGA
- the bchB gene encoding ferredoxin:protochlorophyllide reductase (ATP-dependent) subunit B, producing the protein MKLAYWMYAGPAHIGTLRVASSFKNVHAIMHAPLGDDYFNVMRSMLSREKNFTPVTTSVVDRNVLARGSQEKVVDNIIRKDGEEHPDLIVLTPTCTSSILQEDLHNFVERAQLEAKGDVMLADVNHYRFNELQAADRTLHQIVQYYIEKARKRGELPEGKTAKPSVNIIGNSTLGFHNNHDCTELKRLMADLGIEINTMIPEGASVHDLKKLPQAWFNLVPYRELGLATAAYLEEQFGTPCVDITPMGVVETARCIRKIQQVINAQGAEADYEAFITEQTMNVSQAVWFSRSIDCQNLTGKKAVVFGDNTHAAAMTKILAREMGIHVVWAGTYCKYDADWFREQVSEYCDEVLITDDHGEIGDAIARVEPSAIFGTQMERHVGKRLDIPCGVIASPIHVQNFPIGYKPFLGYEGTNQITDLIYNSFTLGMEDHLLEIFGGHDTKEVITKGISADSDLNWSKDGQAELNKIPGFVRGKVKRNTEKFARERGFKEINAEVLYAAKESVGA; encoded by the coding sequence ATGAAATTAGCTTACTGGATGTATGCAGGGCCAGCCCACATCGGCACACTGCGAGTCGCAAGTTCATTTAAAAACGTTCATGCGATTATGCACGCCCCACTAGGCGATGACTACTTCAACGTCATGCGCTCCATGTTATCACGGGAGAAAAACTTCACCCCTGTAACCACCAGTGTAGTTGACCGCAACGTTTTAGCCAGGGGTTCTCAAGAAAAAGTGGTAGATAACATCATCCGCAAAGATGGTGAAGAACACCCAGATTTAATTGTGTTAACTCCCACTTGCACATCTAGCATTCTCCAAGAAGACTTACACAACTTTGTCGAACGGGCGCAGCTAGAAGCCAAAGGTGATGTCATGTTAGCGGATGTCAACCACTACCGCTTCAACGAACTCCAAGCCGCAGATCGCACTCTGCATCAAATTGTGCAGTATTACATCGAAAAAGCCCGGAAGCGGGGCGAATTGCCAGAAGGTAAAACAGCAAAGCCTTCTGTTAACATTATAGGTAATTCTACCCTGGGTTTTCATAATAACCATGACTGCACCGAACTCAAGCGGCTGATGGCTGATTTGGGAATTGAAATCAATACAATGATTCCTGAAGGTGCTTCGGTTCATGACTTGAAAAAATTACCCCAAGCTTGGTTTAACTTGGTTCCTTACCGAGAACTTGGTTTAGCCACTGCGGCTTACTTAGAAGAACAATTCGGTACACCTTGTGTAGATATTACCCCAATGGGTGTAGTAGAAACTGCCAGATGTATCCGTAAAATTCAGCAGGTGATTAACGCCCAAGGCGCTGAAGCTGACTATGAAGCATTCATCACCGAACAAACCATGAATGTATCTCAAGCTGTATGGTTCTCCCGTTCTATTGACTGTCAAAACTTGACTGGTAAAAAAGCCGTAGTCTTTGGAGACAATACCCACGCTGCGGCCATGACCAAGATTTTGGCGAGAGAAATGGGGATACACGTAGTTTGGGCGGGAACCTACTGTAAATATGATGCAGACTGGTTCCGCGAACAGGTGAGCGAATATTGCGACGAAGTGCTGATTACCGACGATCACGGAGAAATTGGAGATGCGATCGCCCGCGTCGAACCCTCAGCCATATTCGGTACACAAATGGAACGCCACGTAGGTAAACGCTTAGATATTCCTTGTGGAGTCATAGCTTCACCCATACACGTCCAGAACTTCCCCATAGGATACAAACCATTTTTAGGTTACGAAGGAACAAATCAGATCACAGACTTGATATACAACTCCTTCACCTTGGGAATGGAAGATCACCTCTTAGAAATCTTCGGTGGACACGACACCAAAGAAGTAATTACCAAAGGAATATCAGCCGACTCAGACCTCAACTGGTCGAAAGACGGACAAGCCGAACTCAACAAAATTCCCGGATTTGTCCGTGGTAAAGTCAAACGCAACACCGAGAAATTTGCTCGTGAGAGAGGCTTCAAAGAGATTAACGCCGAAGTGCTTTATGCAGCCAAAGAATCCGTAGGCGCTTAG
- a CDS encoding ABC transporter permease, producing the protein MKISLKSNFTWLLVRRYWELLHVLVLRNLKVRYRGSFLGVYWSLLNPLLMTGLYSAIFGTAFASYYNDSILNYILAAFTGLVVINFFSSSTSQALNSIVNNGSLLNKISLPSSVFPVSIITSNVFQFSVGILPVLAVITFIYSQSLVNVLALFFPFLALVLVSTGVGFFVSGLYVFFRDLPYFYELVVFVIWLSSPIFYPAAIVPPHIKQFLVLNPLSPIIESLRQITLSGTSADLGLIWGALLSGMIILSLGWACFHLWRDQFMDLL; encoded by the coding sequence ATGAAAATCTCACTTAAAAGTAATTTTACTTGGTTGCTAGTGCGCCGCTATTGGGAATTGCTGCACGTTTTGGTATTGCGGAATTTAAAAGTCCGCTATAGAGGCTCGTTTTTGGGGGTTTATTGGTCGCTATTGAATCCATTATTGATGACAGGATTGTACTCGGCAATTTTTGGGACAGCATTTGCATCCTATTACAACGATTCCATCCTCAACTATATATTGGCAGCCTTTACGGGACTGGTTGTAATCAATTTTTTCTCGTCTTCCACGTCTCAGGCATTAAATAGTATAGTCAATAACGGCTCACTATTGAATAAAATTTCTCTGCCATCAAGTGTTTTTCCCGTATCTATTATTACTTCAAATGTATTTCAATTTTCAGTAGGAATACTGCCAGTGTTGGCAGTGATTACTTTCATTTATTCCCAGAGTTTAGTCAATGTGCTGGCGCTGTTCTTCCCCTTTTTAGCTTTAGTTTTAGTTTCTACTGGGGTGGGATTTTTTGTTAGTGGATTATATGTATTTTTTAGAGACTTACCTTACTTTTATGAGTTAGTTGTATTTGTGATTTGGCTTAGTAGTCCTATATTTTACCCAGCCGCGATTGTTCCCCCACACATCAAGCAGTTTTTGGTGTTGAATCCTTTATCACCGATTATTGAAAGTTTGCGTCAAATTACTTTATCAGGAACATCAGCAGATTTGGGTTTGATTTGGGGTGCTTTACTCAGTGGTATGATCATTTTGTCTCTGGGTTGGGCTTGTTTTCATCTCTGGCGAGATCAATTTATGGATTTGCTGTAA
- a CDS encoding serine/threonine-protein kinase, whose amino-acid sequence MIIWQPDQPINNSRFIIQGKPLGSGGFGITYKAKETNTGKLYAIKTLNQQMQLKNDFAEQQVKFINEALTMKGFDHRHILKVNEVIQEGELFGVVMEYIDGVTLFDYVQKKGQLLETEALLYIDQIGQALEYIHQKGHLHRDIKPQNILLRKNQQEAVLIDFGLTRSIATQSMTNSGTEGYAPIEQYRRKGNFGSHTDVYALAATLYYLLTADGLKAEDEIYPVPAVNRKYDDEPLPEPRSYNSGISQRVNDAILQGMALEPEERTPTVLEFRQNLGLVVTSASEEGGLKSAIGMDYKKLRDLLAAGNWKEADAETLRVMLAVAKREKEGYLNEESIDNFPCEDLRTIDQLWVKYSNGRFGFSVQKRIYQSLGGTREYNEKIWEAFADKVGWRKGGDWLYYKDITFDIKSPEAHLPVLGVEVDYGIGIGVEVFEGIIWVVSSLASRLVNCNTP is encoded by the coding sequence ATGATAATTTGGCAACCCGACCAACCAATAAACAACAGTAGATTTATCATTCAGGGAAAACCCTTGGGAAGCGGAGGTTTTGGTATTACCTACAAAGCCAAAGAAACCAACACAGGGAAATTATACGCCATCAAAACCCTGAATCAGCAAATGCAACTCAAAAACGACTTTGCCGAACAACAGGTAAAATTTATTAACGAAGCCTTGACTATGAAAGGCTTTGACCATCGCCATATACTCAAAGTTAATGAAGTCATCCAAGAAGGTGAACTTTTTGGCGTAGTCATGGAATATATAGATGGCGTAACTTTATTTGATTATGTCCAGAAAAAAGGACAACTATTAGAAACAGAAGCACTATTATATATAGACCAAATTGGACAGGCTTTAGAATATATTCATCAAAAGGGACACTTACACCGAGATATCAAACCGCAAAATATCCTGTTACGAAAAAATCAACAAGAAGCGGTGTTAATTGACTTTGGTTTAACCCGGAGTATTGCTACCCAAAGCATGACTAACTCAGGTACAGAAGGTTATGCACCCATAGAACAATATAGACGCAAAGGTAATTTTGGTTCCCATACCGATGTTTACGCTTTAGCTGCAACCTTATATTATCTCCTGACTGCCGACGGACTGAAAGCAGAGGACGAGATATACCCAGTACCTGCGGTAAATCGTAAGTATGATGATGAACCTTTACCAGAACCACGGAGTTATAATTCCGGTATTAGTCAGAGAGTGAATGATGCTATTCTCCAGGGGATGGCGTTAGAACCAGAAGAACGTACCCCAACGGTGTTGGAGTTTCGTCAAAATTTGGGTTTAGTTGTCACCTCCGCAAGCGAGGAGGGGGGACTAAAATCAGCCATCGGGATGGACTATAAAAAGCTGCGTGATTTACTCGCTGCTGGAAACTGGAAAGAAGCAGATGCGGAAACACTGCGGGTAATGTTAGCGGTAGCGAAGCGGGAAAAAGAAGGTTACTTAAATGAAGAAAGTATTGATAACTTTCCCTGTGAAGACCTCCGCACTATTGACCAGTTGTGGGTAAAATATAGTAATGGGCGATTTGGATTTTCTGTCCAAAAACGGATTTATCAAAGTTTGGGTGGAACAAGAGAGTACAACGAAAAAATCTGGGAAGCTTTTGCGGACAAAGTGGGATGGAGAAAAGGAGGAGACTGGTTGTACTACAAGGATATTACTTTTGATATTAAATCACCAGAAGCCCACCTTCCGGTTTTAGGAGTGGAGGTTGATTATGGTATAGGTATTGGAGTGGAGGTTTTTGAGGGTATTATTTGGGTGGTATCTTCTCTCGCGTCGAGACTTGTAAACTGTAACACGCCCTAG
- a CDS encoding ABC exporter membrane fusion protein → MVPKQRQLFTKPVSQLSIILAISLAVATGTISFHSFSRNRANSTLEPPITPSSSPTITAVAALGRLEPQGEVIRLSAANSQAGVRVAKLLVNKGDWVSEGQVVAILDSYYTRLAALEKAQKQVLVAQAGVNQVKAGAKAGDISAQKATIARLEAELRGEVSAQEATIARLEAELRNADSENRRYRQLYDEGAISASNSDSKQLRVDTVRQQLNEAQAALKRTVETLQKQLNEAQARLQSISEVRPTDIQAAQTDVESAIASVRQAQADWDLTSVRSPIDGQVLRINTRPGEIISNTGIAELGRTQQMYVVAEVYETDIQKVRLGQSAMITSNAFSGELRGKVSDIGLQVNRQNIFDLNPQANTDNKVVDVRIRLDQLPKNQPVTTLTDLQVQVLIDI, encoded by the coding sequence ATGGTACCCAAACAAAGGCAGTTATTCACAAAACCTGTAAGTCAGTTGTCAATAATTTTGGCAATTTCTCTGGCTGTAGCTACTGGTACAATTTCTTTTCACAGCTTTTCCCGAAATCGTGCAAATTCTACATTGGAACCTCCCATTACACCCAGCAGTTCTCCTACTATAACTGCTGTTGCTGCTTTAGGACGTTTAGAGCCTCAAGGCGAAGTCATTCGTTTATCGGCTGCTAATTCCCAAGCTGGGGTGCGGGTGGCAAAACTCTTGGTTAATAAAGGGGATTGGGTGTCTGAAGGGCAAGTAGTGGCAATTCTTGACAGTTACTACACTCGCCTTGCAGCTTTAGAAAAAGCCCAAAAACAGGTTTTAGTTGCTCAAGCAGGTGTCAACCAAGTAAAAGCGGGAGCAAAAGCCGGAGACATCTCTGCACAAAAAGCCACAATTGCTCGTTTAGAAGCTGAGTTGAGAGGAGAAGTTTCGGCGCAAGAAGCGACGATAGCTCGTCTAGAAGCTGAGTTGCGGAATGCTGACAGTGAAAATCGACGATATCGACAGTTATATGATGAAGGTGCGATTTCCGCTTCCAATTCAGATAGCAAACAGTTGCGAGTTGATACTGTCAGACAGCAGCTCAATGAAGCTCAAGCGGCTCTGAAGCGGACTGTAGAAACTCTGCAAAAGCAGTTAAACGAAGCTCAAGCTAGACTCCAGAGTATTTCTGAAGTCCGCCCTACTGATATTCAAGCCGCACAAACTGATGTTGAGAGTGCGATCGCCTCGGTGAGACAAGCACAAGCCGACTGGGATTTAACTTCAGTGCGATCGCCCATCGACGGCCAAGTGCTGAGAATTAATACCCGTCCAGGAGAAATTATTAGTAACACTGGTATAGCAGAGTTAGGACGCACACAACAAATGTATGTGGTTGCAGAAGTCTATGAAACTGACATTCAAAAAGTGCGTTTAGGACAGTCAGCCATGATTACTAGCAATGCTTTTTCTGGAGAATTACGCGGAAAAGTCTCAGATATTGGTTTGCAAGTGAATAGACAAAATATTTTTGATCTCAATCCCCAAGCGAATACAGACAACAAAGTAGTTGATGTCAGAATCCGCCTCGATCAGCTACCTAAAAACCAACCAGTTACCACCCTAACCGACTTACAAGTACAAGTACTCATTGACATCTAA